Proteins from a single region of Methanotorris igneus Kol 5:
- a CDS encoding ABC transporter substrate-binding protein, with protein MKRIGILLLCGLLIFTVAMCGCTTATETTTQPQTNANTNTNTQIQNQIKPQVLTLGAQNDFKDSFESKSLVFDTLMKYNDDFSPKPNIIESWEVSKDKKTYILHIRKGVYFTNGKEANADVVKFSLEYWAPYRYCRYIKYLDSIEKIDNYTLKLKFKEPYAPLLEELPRIYLTLPETVDDKGNIIKWIGTGPFILKEYQKGQKAVLVRNDNYWNKEKIPKIEKVIWKVIPDENARIMALKSGAVDAIGVTEHYLSVPAQRIPELQKTPGLKVMIADKGTIETYCFNYKKGPLTDKRVRQAIAYAIDREGISKNLFNGIPQPTGHLLLPEFKNGPKNVKPYYYNPEKAKQLLAEAGYKDTNGDGILEDKDGKPLRLTLITGNTQMERDTAVYIQKNLRDIGIDLNIVCLEKKARKERAKKGDWDICRTHPWVAPPVRYLKWRCMDDGYDSFGIKFGVNDRVKELINIIYTGSDEEIKNAWNELWKIEYDFCPATGLYVRPRVFVFKDNIKGFRFDPDVGCIDLSNVTIE; from the coding sequence ATGAAGAGAATTGGAATTCTCCTATTATGTGGACTGCTTATATTCACAGTAGCGATGTGTGGATGCACTACAGCAACAGAAACCACTACACAACCACAAACTAATGCAAATACTAATACAAATACCCAAATACAGAATCAAATAAAACCGCAGGTATTGACATTAGGAGCTCAGAACGATTTCAAAGATTCGTTTGAAAGTAAAAGTTTAGTATTTGACACTTTGATGAAATACAATGATGACTTCTCCCCAAAACCAAATATTATAGAGAGTTGGGAAGTTTCAAAAGATAAGAAAACCTATATTCTCCATATTAGGAAAGGAGTTTATTTCACAAATGGAAAAGAGGCTAATGCCGATGTCGTTAAATTCTCACTTGAGTATTGGGCACCATACAGATACTGTAGATACATAAAATATCTTGATAGCATAGAAAAAATTGATAACTATACTTTAAAACTCAAATTTAAGGAACCTTATGCACCATTGTTAGAAGAACTTCCAAGAATATACTTAACTTTGCCAGAGACTGTAGATGATAAAGGAAATATCATAAAATGGATTGGAACTGGGCCATTCATATTAAAAGAATATCAAAAAGGCCAAAAAGCTGTTTTAGTAAGAAATGATAACTATTGGAACAAAGAAAAGATACCTAAAATTGAAAAAGTCATTTGGAAAGTGATCCCTGACGAGAATGCAAGAATCATGGCTCTAAAGAGTGGGGCTGTAGATGCAATTGGAGTGACAGAGCATTATTTATCAGTTCCTGCTCAGAGAATTCCGGAATTACAAAAAACGCCAGGATTAAAAGTAATGATTGCAGATAAGGGAACTATTGAAACATATTGTTTCAATTACAAAAAAGGACCGCTAACTGATAAAAGGGTTAGGCAGGCAATTGCCTATGCAATTGATAGAGAAGGAATATCTAAAAATTTATTCAATGGAATTCCACAACCAACAGGACATTTACTATTGCCAGAATTTAAGAACGGGCCAAAAAATGTTAAACCATACTACTACAACCCAGAAAAAGCTAAGCAACTCCTTGCAGAGGCAGGTTATAAAGACACAAATGGAGACGGCATATTAGAAGATAAAGATGGAAAGCCATTAAGATTAACATTAATAACAGGAAATACACAAATGGAAAGAGACACAGCGGTGTATATACAAAAAAACTTAAGAGACATTGGTATTGACCTAAATATTGTATGTTTGGAAAAGAAAGCAAGAAAAGAAAGAGCCAAAAAAGGAGATTGGGACATCTGTAGAACACATCCTTGGGTTGCTCCACCTGTTAGATACCTAAAATGGAGATGCATGGATGATGGATACGACAGTTTTGGGATTAAATTTGGAGTAAATGACAGAGTCAAGGAATTAATTAATATAATATACACTGGAAGTGATGAAGAAATTAAAAATGCATGGAATGAACTTTGGAAAATAGAATACGACTTTTGTCCAGCCACTGGGCTTTATGTTAGGCCAAGGGTGTTTGTCTTTAAAGACAATATAAAAGGATTTAGATTTGATCCAGATGTTGGATGTATTGATCTAAGTAATGTCACAATAGAATAA
- the nikB gene encoding nickel ABC transporter permease, whose amino-acid sequence MKGFIIKRLFLIIPTAIAVSLISFSLLYFSPGNAAEIILEQKSPDAGPNSELVKEYEKKLGLDKPFYELYLIWLSKVLRGDFGTSLQNGEPVIDEIMARLPYTLMLMLGATVVYLILGILMGVLSAVYKDSFIDNIVRAYASINMSIPNFWLALLLIWIFSVKLRIIDTFGYNGVYSLILPSLALGLGMAGSLARVLRVSILEVFNSDYVLTARAKGLSERIIILKHVLKNAFLPVITLIGMKTTYLLGGSVIVESIFGWPGIGSYLIEAINAKDFPAVSGTVFIIGILVVIANLIVDISYTILDPRIRYG is encoded by the coding sequence ATGAAAGGCTTTATAATAAAGAGATTATTTTTAATCATCCCTACGGCGATAGCAGTTTCATTGATTTCATTTTCTTTGCTTTATTTCTCCCCTGGAAATGCTGCAGAGATTATATTAGAGCAAAAATCTCCAGACGCAGGGCCAAATAGTGAGCTTGTTAAAGAATATGAAAAAAAGCTTGGATTGGACAAACCATTTTATGAACTCTACTTAATTTGGCTTAGTAAAGTATTAAGAGGAGATTTTGGAACATCATTACAAAACGGAGAACCTGTTATTGATGAAATAATGGCAAGATTACCATATACACTCATGCTAATGTTAGGGGCTACTGTTGTTTATTTAATATTGGGAATTTTGATGGGTGTGTTATCTGCAGTTTATAAAGACAGTTTTATTGATAATATTGTTAGAGCTTATGCATCAATAAACATGTCTATACCAAACTTTTGGTTGGCATTATTGCTAATATGGATCTTTTCTGTAAAACTTAGAATCATTGATACTTTTGGATATAATGGGGTATATAGTTTAATCCTCCCTTCATTGGCATTAGGATTAGGAATGGCTGGATCATTGGCGAGGGTTTTGAGAGTCTCTATCCTTGAAGTGTTTAACAGTGATTATGTATTAACAGCAAGAGCCAAGGGGCTCTCAGAACGAATCATTATTCTTAAACATGTATTAAAGAATGCTTTTCTCCCAGTTATAACTTTGATAGGTATGAAAACCACGTATTTACTTGGTGGAAGTGTTATAGTTGAGAGTATTTTTGGATGGCCTGGGATAGGAAGTTATCTCATTGAAGCCATAAATGCAAAAGATTTTCCTGCAGTTTCAGGTACTGTCTTCATAATTGGAATTTTGGTTGTTATTGCAAATTTAATAGTTGATATATCCTATACAATCTTAGATCCAAGGATTAGGTATGGTTAA
- a CDS encoding ABC transporter permease, giving the protein MNKRFILSLSMVVLIFLVSILSPYIFKDVNKIDFTEKLQKPSLEHPFGTDNFGRDLFKRTLCGLRISLILAVCIEAISLIIGISLGLIAGYYGGIVDEIISRIIDIVIAFPNIIFALAIVSIFGQSMVVLVLALSLLGWASYARIIRGEVLSLKERDFVTLARTSGGSNFYILIKHILPNAIIPIIPLATLMIGHSVLSIAGLSFLGFGVQPPTPELGLMLKESVTYIDTAPWMMIFPGLVLSFCVLMFNTIGDALRDILDPRENRIE; this is encoded by the coding sequence ATGAATAAAAGGTTTATTTTATCACTATCTATGGTTGTTTTAATATTCCTTGTCTCAATATTGTCTCCATATATTTTTAAAGATGTGAATAAAATAGACTTCACTGAAAAACTTCAAAAGCCAAGTTTAGAACATCCATTTGGGACGGATAATTTTGGTAGGGATTTATTTAAAAGAACATTATGTGGTTTGAGGATTTCTCTTATTCTTGCTGTTTGTATTGAGGCAATATCATTAATTATTGGAATATCTCTTGGATTGATAGCAGGGTACTATGGTGGAATTGTTGATGAAATAATTAGTAGAATTATAGATATAGTAATAGCATTTCCAAACATCATTTTTGCCTTGGCTATAGTCTCAATATTTGGGCAGAGTATGGTTGTGTTGGTTTTGGCTTTATCTTTATTAGGTTGGGCAAGTTATGCAAGAATCATAAGGGGAGAGGTTTTATCTTTAAAAGAGAGGGATTTTGTTACCCTAGCAAGAACCTCTGGAGGAAGTAATTTCTATATATTAATTAAGCACATCCTCCCAAATGCAATAATTCCAATAATCCCTCTTGCAACTCTAATGATTGGACATTCTGTATTATCTATAGCAGGCTTAAGTTTTCTTGGATTTGGAGTTCAGCCTCCAACTCCTGAATTAGGGCTTATGTTGAAAGAGTCTGTAACTTACATTGATACAGCCCCTTGGATGATGATCTTTCCAGGTTTGGTGTTATCGTTCTGTGTATTGATGTTTAATACTATTGGTGATGCATTAAGAGACATTTTAGACCCAAGAGAGAATAGAATTGAATAA
- a CDS encoding class I SAM-dependent methyltransferase, whose translation MNIKEYIKSRWNEHAKNYDKIPAHGVNSEKDKKVVKNALKEILKRKMKILDVGCGTGFLSLILAELGHEVVGIDLSEGMLNKAREKAKNLGLDIEFMVGDAENLPFEDNTFDAIVERHILWTLPNPKKAIKEWMRVLKDGGKIILIESESRGVNVAKHHYDDDKVIKNLPFSNGLDLERFKEIANECNLTFKVETLDCEKINLMIVCEKTC comes from the coding sequence ATGAATATTAAGGAGTATATAAAATCAAGATGGAACGAACATGCAAAGAACTATGACAAAATTCCAGCCCACGGAGTGAATTCTGAAAAGGATAAGAAAGTTGTTAAAAATGCTTTAAAGGAGATACTTAAAAGGAAAATGAAGATCCTCGATGTTGGGTGTGGGACAGGTTTTTTATCTTTAATCTTGGCTGAGTTAGGGCATGAGGTTGTTGGAATTGATTTGTCTGAAGGAATGTTAAATAAAGCGAGAGAGAAAGCAAAGAATTTGGGATTGGATATCGAGTTTATGGTAGGGGATGCAGAAAACCTACCCTTTGAAGATAATACCTTTGATGCTATTGTGGAGAGGCATATATTATGGACGCTCCCAAATCCTAAGAAGGCAATTAAAGAATGGATGAGGGTTTTAAAAGATGGAGGAAAAATAATATTAATTGAAAGTGAGAGTAGAGGGGTTAATGTTGCCAAGCATCATTATGATGATGATAAGGTTATAAAAAATTTGCCTTTTTCAAATGGGTTAGATTTGGAAAGATTCAAAGAAATAGCAAATGAATGTAATTTGACATTTAAAGTAGAAACTCTAGACTGTGAGAAGATAAATTTAATGATTGTTTGTGAAAAAACCTGTTAA
- a CDS encoding nitrogenase component 1 yields the protein MEPLQGCRMIGAVRAFNGILDGYIILHSPPGCHSGVMMLEVLQDNSDWRVAVSGMHQRDLVYGAENKCLLAIKKVYETIKPNFIVVMDCCSSGILGEDLESVVNMAKREIGEDMDIIYFSGAGYHSLAYLGYEEALKSLVQFMEQKETIPNSINLIGIKIDDFKAKEDIEEIKRICSNAGVNINSILTCDTFDSIKNAPNAELNVVFGDGIKLAELMKKKFDIPYVVVDYPYGLNGTLEFLNSLNEYVNVDFKFVEEEKKRIIKTVEKVQFYLKGFYGMNSAVVGDYKAFGFAKFLSDEIGFDIDTLGISKFYNIDSKIKEIKHIVENVVIDDRKELEDKIMENDIEILFGSSYEKKIAQNKNIPLIRFSYPVVDEISLSNTPLAGFRGVSVIIERIINEIIKA from the coding sequence GTGGAACCTTTGCAGGGTTGTAGAATGATTGGTGCCGTTAGGGCATTTAATGGAATACTTGATGGATATATAATACTTCACTCACCACCGGGATGTCACTCTGGTGTGATGATGTTGGAAGTTTTACAGGATAACAGTGATTGGAGAGTTGCAGTTTCTGGAATGCATCAAAGGGATTTGGTTTATGGTGCAGAGAACAAGTGTTTATTGGCAATAAAAAAGGTATATGAGACTATTAAACCAAATTTTATTGTTGTTATGGATTGCTGTTCATCTGGTATTTTAGGGGAAGATTTAGAAAGTGTTGTGAATATGGCAAAGAGGGAGATTGGCGAAGATATGGATATAATCTATTTTAGTGGAGCAGGATACCACAGTTTGGCGTATTTGGGTTATGAAGAAGCATTAAAATCATTAGTTCAATTTATGGAACAAAAAGAAACCATTCCAAACTCAATAAATTTAATTGGCATAAAAATAGATGATTTCAAAGCTAAGGAAGATATTGAAGAAATAAAAAGAATTTGTAGCAATGCAGGAGTTAATATAAATTCTATTTTAACCTGCGACACTTTCGATTCAATAAAGAATGCTCCAAATGCTGAATTAAATGTCGTCTTTGGAGATGGAATTAAATTGGCAGAATTAATGAAAAAGAAATTTGACATCCCATATGTTGTTGTTGATTATCCATATGGCTTAAATGGAACCTTGGAGTTTTTAAACTCGCTAAATGAGTATGTTAATGTTGATTTTAAGTTTGTTGAAGAGGAAAAGAAGAGGATAATCAAAACTGTTGAAAAGGTTCAGTTCTATTTAAAAGGATTCTACGGCATGAACTCCGCAGTAGTTGGAGATTATAAGGCATTTGGATTTGCCAAATTTTTGTCTGATGAGATTGGGTTTGACATTGATACCTTGGGAATTTCAAAATTTTACAATATCGACAGCAAAATAAAGGAAATTAAGCATATCGTGGAAAATGTTGTTATAGACGACAGAAAGGAACTGGAAGATAAAATTATGGAAAATGATATTGAGATACTGTTTGGTTCCAGTTATGAAAAGAAAATAGCACAAAATAAAAACATACCATTAATAAGGTTCTCCTATCCAGTGGTTGATGAAATATCTTTAAGTAATACTCCACTTGCTGGATTTAGGGGTGTTTCTGTAATTATTGAAAGAATTATAAATGAAATTATAAAAGCATAA
- a CDS encoding nitrogenase component 1, with translation MQYKEQKIRICSNLPLHRQSGIPGKVCGALRIANQIKGCIPILHSPVGCAFQRKINTFAPYEITYNLPCTNLTEVDTVYGGHEKLVEKILEVNKKYHPELILIISTCAPDLIGEDYDITLDEVRDMIDAKIIYDTGNAKRAPVGMQSVLYSLATQVMEEQDKIEKSLNICKLSYHRTDLVDEFVDILKEMGAHVNGVYFNNNTVEDIKNIPRAELNLVDFPADWVLYVEKKFGTKYLVPPRLKIEDSLTTLNGFAKYLYAIADILDLDTNVIEKRKKEADEKLEKYRNKLKGKKIASGFSVHGGAMQTLIEDVGMECPVLILKTRRMSLMMKENAIKHISNSMIRFIENHQGYAPEVLINPTTEEEIKAMKEHGIELCVGGMENNMFEYLRNGIKLFDMRRMMQISKMGFSNSINIAREAYKIISKEPKSHLLLGNIDYSMKYPSLSNYWANIVDIFQTCWYCDYKD, from the coding sequence ATGCAGTATAAAGAACAGAAAATAAGGATTTGTTCAAACCTTCCACTGCATAGGCAAAGCGGTATTCCTGGAAAGGTTTGTGGGGCTTTAAGGATTGCAAATCAAATAAAAGGATGTATCCCAATACTCCATTCACCAGTAGGCTGTGCATTTCAAAGGAAGATAAACACTTTTGCACCTTATGAGATAACCTATAATTTACCTTGCACAAATTTAACAGAGGTTGATACAGTTTATGGCGGTCATGAGAAATTGGTAGAAAAGATTTTAGAGGTTAATAAAAAATACCATCCTGAACTCATATTAATTATCTCAACATGTGCCCCAGATTTGATTGGAGAGGACTACGATATTACATTGGATGAAGTCAGAGATATGATTGATGCAAAAATTATATATGACACAGGAAATGCAAAGAGAGCTCCCGTTGGCATGCAAAGTGTATTATATTCATTAGCCACTCAGGTAATGGAGGAACAGGATAAAATTGAAAAAAGTCTGAATATCTGCAAACTTTCATACCATAGAACAGATTTAGTTGATGAATTTGTAGATATTTTGAAAGAGATGGGAGCTCATGTCAATGGAGTTTATTTCAACAACAACACCGTTGAAGATATAAAAAACATTCCAAGGGCTGAGCTCAATTTGGTAGATTTTCCAGCAGATTGGGTTTTGTATGTTGAGAAGAAATTTGGGACAAAATATCTTGTACCTCCCCGGCTGAAAATAGAGGACTCTCTAACAACCTTAAATGGATTTGCCAAATATTTGTATGCTATTGCTGATATCTTAGATTTAGATACTAATGTGATTGAAAAAAGAAAAAAGGAAGCAGATGAAAAACTTGAAAAATATAGGAATAAATTAAAAGGTAAAAAAATAGCAAGTGGATTTTCAGTTCATGGGGGAGCAATGCAAACATTGATTGAAGATGTAGGAATGGAATGCCCTGTTTTAATATTAAAAACTAGAAGAATGAGTTTAATGATGAAAGAAAATGCTATTAAGCATATATCCAATTCAATGATAAGATTTATTGAAAATCATCAAGGATATGCCCCAGAAGTATTGATAAATCCAACTACTGAGGAAGAAATAAAGGCAATGAAGGAACATGGTATTGAATTGTGCGTAGGTGGAATGGAAAATAACATGTTTGAATATTTAAGAAACGGCATAAAATTATTCGATATGAGGAGGATGATGCAGATATCAAAAATGGGTTTTAGCAATTCTATAAATATAGCAAGGGAGGCCTATAAAATCATCTCCAAAGAACCAAAATCACACTTACTATTGGGAAATATAGATTATTCAATGAAATATCCAAGTTTATCAAACTACTGGGCAAACATTGTTGATATATTCCAAACATGCTGGTATTGTGATTATAAGGACTGA
- a CDS encoding nucleoside recognition domain-containing protein — MDVLSYLTQTILLSSVGIIIAGIIEETNLLSIIKKITKPLCLISNLPEECVVALLGNFINPTVGKSMLAKFYKENKINSRETIVTTIISPLPIILGESIFRVQLPLAIVLLGYKLGTIYVLFNMLSGFLMALIGIIYSNIAFERKFLNIDTNNNEKIIFNRAVITKGIKKSIKLLKKVIPMIVIFTLLIHCLMTFGLIDIIKEIFTPIFSILDLPGEAVMVLVANFAHFSAGYATVSILIKNGVLNEKQALLTLLIGNIIGITMIYLKHSIGTYVALFGRFGLKLAMINYTISIIIKIFLIMLIMLMF, encoded by the coding sequence TTGGATGTATTATCCTATTTAACTCAAACAATCCTTTTATCATCAGTTGGGATTATTATTGCAGGAATCATTGAAGAAACAAATCTATTGTCCATAATTAAGAAAATAACAAAACCATTGTGTTTAATCTCAAATTTACCTGAAGAATGTGTAGTGGCGTTATTAGGGAATTTTATAAATCCAACAGTTGGAAAATCCATGCTTGCCAAATTCTACAAAGAAAATAAAATAAATAGTAGGGAAACTATAGTTACAACAATAATTAGTCCATTACCAATAATTTTAGGGGAAAGCATATTTAGAGTGCAACTACCCCTTGCAATTGTTCTCCTTGGATATAAATTAGGGACAATATACGTGCTTTTTAATATGCTTTCTGGATTTTTAATGGCTTTAATTGGAATTATATATTCGAATATCGCTTTTGAAAGAAAATTTTTAAACATCGATACCAACAACAATGAAAAAATTATATTTAATAGGGCTGTTATTACAAAAGGCATAAAAAAATCTATAAAACTTCTAAAAAAAGTAATTCCTATGATTGTAATATTTACATTACTAATACATTGCCTAATGACTTTTGGTTTAATAGATATTATAAAAGAGATATTCACACCAATATTTAGCATATTGGATTTACCGGGAGAAGCAGTAATGGTTTTAGTTGCAAATTTTGCCCATTTCTCCGCAGGATATGCTACTGTGAGTATTTTGATAAAGAATGGTGTGTTAAATGAGAAGCAGGCACTACTAACGCTGTTAATTGGAAATATAATTGGAATAACCATGATATATTTAAAGCACTCTATAGGGACTTATGTTGCATTATTTGGTAGATTTGGCTTAAAATTAGCCATGATTAATTATACAATATCGATAATTATAAAAATTTTTTTAATAATGCTCATAATGTTAATGTTCTAA
- the cobM gene encoding precorrin-4 C(11)-methyltransferase: MDDCKKVVIVGAGPGDPELITLKGKKAIENADVIIYAGSLVNKELLKYNKKNARIYNSATMDLEEIVKIMVENVKKGLNVVRLHTGDPSIYGAIKEQIDELKKHGIDVEIIPGVTSLFAAAASLKVELTLPDVSQTVIITRPEGRTPMPEKEKLRDLAKHNATMAIYLGVSMIDKVCRELIEGGYKEDTPVAVVYHASWEDEKIIVGTLKDIAEKVKKEGIKKTALIIVGEVLNPRHYAYSKLYDKEFEHEYRKKK, from the coding sequence ATGGATGATTGTAAAAAAGTAGTCATTGTAGGTGCAGGTCCAGGAGACCCAGAGTTGATAACATTAAAGGGAAAAAAGGCAATAGAAAATGCAGATGTAATAATATACGCTGGTTCATTGGTTAATAAAGAACTTTTGAAATACAACAAAAAGAACGCAAGGATATATAACAGTGCAACAATGGATTTGGAAGAAATAGTTAAAATTATGGTTGAAAATGTCAAAAAAGGCCTAAATGTTGTTAGATTGCACACAGGGGATCCCTCCATTTATGGGGCAATTAAGGAGCAGATTGATGAGTTAAAAAAGCATGGCATAGATGTTGAAATAATTCCTGGAGTTACCTCATTATTTGCTGCAGCAGCATCCTTAAAGGTAGAACTTACTTTGCCAGATGTTTCCCAAACAGTAATCATTACAAGACCAGAAGGAAGGACTCCAATGCCAGAGAAGGAAAAATTAAGGGATTTAGCAAAGCACAATGCAACAATGGCAATATATTTGGGAGTTTCAATGATTGACAAGGTTTGCAGAGAGTTGATAGAAGGGGGTTACAAAGAAGATACGCCTGTTGCAGTGGTTTATCATGCATCATGGGAAGATGAAAAGATTATTGTTGGAACTTTGAAGGATATAGCAGAGAAGGTTAAAAAAGAAGGCATAAAAAAGACAGCCCTAATTATTGTTGGAGAGGTTTTAAATCCAAGACATTATGCATATTCAAAACTTTACGATAAAGAATTTGAGCATGAATATAGGAAAAAGAAATAA